TCTGAGCGAGTCAGCGGCTGAAGCGCACTCGAAGTTCGCGGTGGCCAGCGCATCGGTTCTGGCCGCCGAGTCCGCACTTGTCGACGCACTGACGACGTTGTCGGGTGTGTCGGGAGCTGACTTTTCCGGGTGGCCTGGCGTGAACGACAGCCTGCAGTCGGCTATCTCCGAGCTCGACGAGGCGAAGACCCACATGGCAGCAGTCGACACCGAGGCCGGGGGGTTGGTCCCTGACGTCGCCGGCGTCCTCGACTCGCTCACCGCTCTCGTGGGCGGGGAAGTCGCAGTCGGGGCCAACGGTGCTTTGACGACGGCACTCGAGAGACTGCAGTCAGCCGGACGCACCGCCGAAGTCCGAGAGACGGCGAGCGCGGCGCAGTCTCAGCACAGTGCGATCGAATCCGTGCTGGGGGACTTCTCCGGAGCAGAAGCCGAAACGCTGCGCAACTTCTCCGGCGCCTTCGCCGCCATCGGAGCCCTCAGCGGATTGAATGCCAGTCACCTGGACTCGTGGGAGGCCGTGCGGGCGCAACTGAATGTTTCGCTCGCGAAGATCTCCGGGATCAGCGGGGCCGCGGCGCTGGAGAATGTCGCGGGGATCGTCGACCGCGGCGTTGAGGCGATGGCCAAGTGGGAGGACGATAATCGGGTCGCGATCGAGCAACGCGACTCCGACCGGGAAATGCTGAGTTACTACCGCGACGAGATGGATCGACTGCTCAAGCGCTACAGCGCGCTGAGGGAGAACCTCGGCGACTGGTTCGATGCCGTGGAAGACCCCAACGCGGCCATTACCGAAAGCGATGCCTACACCAAGCTCAGCGACGCCGGCCAGCAGCGCGGTGAGGTACGCGACGCGATGAACGTGCTGTCCGTGCCACGAGAGATGCAGGAGAGTCACTCCCGTCTGGTGACGATGATCGACGACGGGATCGAGGCGGTCAGCGAGGCGTACGACGGGTTGGTCGATGCGGACAGTTGCTACACGACCTGCTTCTATCGCGACACGTCCGGCTGGAAGTTCTTCCATGCGGAGTCCGAACGCATCACCAAGGAGTATGCCGAAGCGCTCACCGCCTGGAATGACGCGGTGACCGCGAGCCAGCGTGAGATCGAAGGCAGGAAGCTCCCGGCGAAGCCGGTCGTGTGATCCGTCAGTCGTCGATCTCCGGTCCGGCCTCTCCTGCTGGGCTGGTGATGGCCTCGTCGGGCTTTTGCAGCAGCACGGTCTTGATGTAGTCGCGGGCGGTGTCGAATATCGACACCTCCTCGCCCGCCCGCTCGGACAGATACCACCGGTGCACCAGGATCTCGTGGAAGATCTCGGCGCCGTCCAACTTGCCGCGGGCGTCGGGCGGCACCAACTCCATGATCGGCTCGAAGATCTCGTGCAGCCACCGGCCGGCGACGAGTTCGCGAGGCTCGCGCCCGAGATTCTTGTGCGTGGTGTAGGCCGCCAGGTCATTGAGCAGTCGCCGAGCCTGGTTGTCCTCGACGGTGAGCCCCGTGAGCCCTTGCAGTTCGCGGGCGTGATGTCCGGCTTCGACGACCTTCGGGCGGATCACGATCCGGTCGCCGTCGAAGTCGGTCTCAACGTCCAGTTCGTCCACGTCGAAGCCGAGCTCGTTGAGTCGCTCCACCCGCTCCTCGATGCGCCAGAGCTCGCCTGCGGGGTACTCCTCGACCCGGGTCAGCTCGGCCCAGAGCGCGGCGTACCTCTCTTCCAGGGTCTCCACGATCGTCAGCGCGCGCTCCTCGACGTCGATCGCGCCACTGGCATGCAGATCGAGCAGTTCGGCGAAGATGTTCTCGCAGCCGACGGTCACGTCATAGTGCCGCATCTGGTCGCTGAGGTGATCGCGTAGTTCACCGGTTTCGGCGTCCACCAGGTAGGCCGAGAACTCCCCGGCGGCACGCCGAAACAGCACGTTCGACAGCGAGACGTCGCCCCAGTAGAAACCCGCCAGATGCAGGCGTACGAGCAACACGACGATGGCGTCGATCAGGCTGGGAAGGTTCTCGGCCGTCATCCCGTGGGCGAACAGGCTGCGATAGGGCAGTGAGAACCGCAGGTGCTCGGTGATCAAGATGGCCGGTAGGGGCTCCCCTTCGGCATCCGTGCGTCCTGTCACGACGCCCTGGGCGAGCACCGAAGGCAGTGGGATCCGCTGCAGGTCGCGCAGGAGGCGGTACTCCCGCATCGCCATCTCTTCGGTGGTCTCCTTCAAGGCGTACGTCTGCCCGTCCAAGCTGATGATCCGCACAATGTGGCGAGACAGGCCGCGAGGCAGCGGCACGACGTACTCGTCCGACCACTCGTCCAGAGGATTGGTCCAAGGCAGCGTGACGAATCCCGGATCCATTCGGTTGGCGATGAAGCGCAAGGCCATGAGGCGCAGCGTACTGACGCTGGTTACGATGAACGCGCGCTTCGAGCGCATCGCCGCGTTAGCTCAGTGGTAGAGCTCCCGCCTTGTAAGCGGACGGTCGTCAGTTCAATCCTGACACGCGGCTCACGCGGCGTGTGCCCTAGCGGACCTGGGTGACGTCGAACTCGTTGGCCGGGTTCGCGATGGCCTCTTGTGACTGGACGAGTCGAAGTTCGCGCTCACCCGAGTCGAGGGTCGCCGTCAAGACCGCGAAGACCGAAGAGGCGGTACGCCCGAGGGCCTCCGCGGCCGACCCGGTCTCGTGCAAGTGGGCGGTGAACAGCGCAGCCGTGATGTCTCCGGAGCCGTTGGCCTTCATCGGCAGGCGCGGCGTGCTGACCAGCCACGAGCCCTCGGCGGTCACGGCGATCATCTCGATCGTGTCCTCGGCAGCGCCCTCGCGCAGGACCGACGTGACCAGGACGGTGGAAGGGCCGAGCGCGCGAACGGCGTCCACCCCTTCCAGGATCTGCGCGAGCGAGGACGCCTGCGACAGTTCGGGGCGGTCGGTGATGAACCCGAGTTCGAACTGGTTGGGTGTCACGATGTCGGCCACCGGGATCACGGTGTCGCGGTACTCCGGCGGGATCTCGGGATTGACGAAGCATCCGCTCGTGGCGTTGCCCATGACCGGGTCGCAGGTGTAGGTCGCGTTCGGGTTGGCGGCCTTGACCCGCGCCACCGCGTCGACGATCACGTCGGAGATCGCGGGGGAGCCCTGGTAGCCCGACAGCACGGCGTCGATCCGGCCGAATTGTTCGCGCTCCTCGATCCCCGTGATCACGGCCGCCACGTCGGCCGGGTCGATCAGCGGCCCGCGCCACGCGCCGTACCCGGTGTGGTTGGAGAAGTTCACGGTCAGGACCGGCCACACCTCGTGCCCGAGGCGCTGCAACGGGAAGACGGCTGCGGAGTTCCCGACATGGCCGTAGGCGACATGGGACTGGATGGACAGGATGCGCACACCCTGATCCTCCCACCTTCCCGGTTCCAGGGTCGCACTGCTTCTCGGGAACATCTTCCGAGAAAAAGTAGAACACGTTACAGTTTCGGCGTGAATGCGCAGAAGGAAGCCGAGTACGTCGTTGTCGGAGCCGGAAGCGCGGGCGCGCCCGTCGCTC
This DNA window, taken from Nocardioides sp., encodes the following:
- the pdxY gene encoding pyridoxal kinase PdxY, giving the protein MRILSIQSHVAYGHVGNSAAVFPLQRLGHEVWPVLTVNFSNHTGYGAWRGPLIDPADVAAVITGIEEREQFGRIDAVLSGYQGSPAISDVIVDAVARVKAANPNATYTCDPVMGNATSGCFVNPEIPPEYRDTVIPVADIVTPNQFELGFITDRPELSQASSLAQILEGVDAVRALGPSTVLVTSVLREGAAEDTIEMIAVTAEGSWLVSTPRLPMKANGSGDITAALFTAHLHETGSAAEALGRTASSVFAVLTATLDSGERELRLVQSQEAIANPANEFDVTQVR
- a CDS encoding DUF4032 domain-containing protein → MALRFIANRMDPGFVTLPWTNPLDEWSDEYVVPLPRGLSRHIVRIISLDGQTYALKETTEEMAMREYRLLRDLQRIPLPSVLAQGVVTGRTDAEGEPLPAILITEHLRFSLPYRSLFAHGMTAENLPSLIDAIVVLLVRLHLAGFYWGDVSLSNVLFRRAAGEFSAYLVDAETGELRDHLSDQMRHYDVTVGCENIFAELLDLHASGAIDVEERALTIVETLEERYAALWAELTRVEEYPAGELWRIEERVERLNELGFDVDELDVETDFDGDRIVIRPKVVEAGHHARELQGLTGLTVEDNQARRLLNDLAAYTTHKNLGREPRELVAGRWLHEIFEPIMELVPPDARGKLDGAEIFHEILVHRWYLSERAGEEVSIFDTARDYIKTVLLQKPDEAITSPAGEAGPEIDD